CGCCGGACATCACCACACCGGAGGAATGTAAAAAAACTGCGCTCATGCTCGGCATGATTTTGCGCAGTGTACCGAGCATGAAACGGGGCATCGGCAGTATCCGACAGGATGTGAACCTTTCAATCAAAAATGGGCATCGCGTTGAAATCAAAGGATTTCAAGAAGTCCAATCACTGCCAAAGGTAGTAGACGGAGAGATTGAGCGCCAGCTCAAAGAAAAAAAGGGTGAATCGCACGTACGCAAGGCAGAACCCGACGGCACCACCTCTTTTTTGCGGCCAATGCCCGGCGCAGCACGCATGTATCCGGAAACTGATGTGATTATTATCATTCCTGACTTTGCAGGAACTGGCGACGTGCGACTGTTGAGCGAGAAAGCCGACGAACTGCAAAAACTTGGCTTGAGCAAGGATCTTGCTGAGAAGATTGCGAAATCAGAACAGTACGATCTTTTTGGTGAGCTGAAAACTGCCTGCACCACGGTCAAACCTTCATTTATTGCCGAAGTGCTCGTGTCGTATCCTGCTGAAGTCAAAAAAACCGGTGGCGACGCAGGAAAAATTGTTGCCGGAACCCTGCGCACTGTGTTCATTGCGCTTGACGCGGGAACCATTGCAAAACCATCGCTTATGGCGCTTCTTGTTGATGTGTCTAAAGGACTGGCGTTTGATGTGCACAAATATGAATTAATTTCTGACAAAGAGCTTGAGGAAGAAATAAAACATATTGTGAAAGAATCAAAAGAGCTGCCGTTCAATGCCGTGCTGGGCAAAGCAATGGGCAAGCTGAAAGGCAAAGCAGAGGCGCAGAAGATAATTGAATTGCTGAAGAAGATGAAATGATAATTCTGCCGTCGATACTTTTTTTCTGTTCCGGTGTAACCGGAAATATTTCGAAATTCTGTTTGTCTTGCGTAATTCTTCCGGCGTGCCCGGAAATATTCCGGTGCCGCCGGAATTCTTCCGAATTTGTGTGAGAAACGCATATTAAGACGGGTATCTTCGGTAT
This genomic stretch from Candidatus Woesearchaeota archaeon harbors:
- the gatE gene encoding Glu-tRNA(Gln) amidotransferase subunit GatE, which produces MSHDYAQLGLRMGLEIHQQLEGKKLFCLCPTTIRKDEPDFEVRRRLRVSAGETGAVDIAAQHEEEKKKYFSYRGYHNSTCLVELDEEPPALPNHDALQTCLQLCKLLHCEVVDAIQFMRKTVIDGSNTSGFQRTALIGTDGYVDVDGKKIGIATVCLEEEACQVIERTKEYDVYNLSRLGIPLIEIATAPDITTPEECKKTALMLGMILRSVPSMKRGIGSIRQDVNLSIKNGHRVEIKGFQEVQSLPKVVDGEIERQLKEKKGESHVRKAEPDGTTSFLRPMPGAARMYPETDVIIIIPDFAGTGDVRLLSEKADELQKLGLSKDLAEKIAKSEQYDLFGELKTACTTVKPSFIAEVLVSYPAEVKKTGGDAGKIVAGTLRTVFIALDAGTIAKPSLMALLVDVSKGLAFDVHKYELISDKELEEEIKHIVKESKELPFNAVLGKAMGKLKGKAEAQKIIELLKKMK